The window GTGAGGACCACAAGCTCCAGGCCGGCCAGCTCCGCGCGGCGCTCGACCTGCTCGGCAACGACACCGACCAGCTCCGCAACGTCATCTACTCCTACGTGGACCTGCCCGAGGGCGGGATGAGCACGCGCAAGGGGACCGGCGTGGACCTCGACGACCTGCTCGACGAGTCCATCAACCGGGCCCGCGAGGAGGTCGAGGACCGGCTGGAGGACCGCCTCCGCGACGACGACCTCGATGCCGAGGACGTGGAGCGCATCGCCCAGCAGGTCGGCATCGGCGCCGTCCGCTACGACATCGTCAGCAAACAACCGACGAAGGGCATCACCTTCGAGTGGGACCGCGCGCTCGACTTCGAGGCCCAGTCCGCGCCGTACGTCCAGTACGTCCACGCGCGCTGCTGTGGCATCCTCGACGAGGCCGGCCTCGCCATCGAGGACACCGCAGTCGGCGACGTGGACGCGAGCGTCCTCGACACGCCCGAAGAGCGCGACCTGCTCCACACCATCGCCCGACTGGAGGGCGTGGTCGACCGCGCGGCCACCGACCTCGAACCCCACCGCGTCGCCACCTACACCCGCGAGTTCGCGGAGACGTTCAACGCCTTCTACCGGGAGTGCCCGGTGCTGAACGCCGACGATTCGGAGGTTCGCGAGGCCCGTCTCGCACTCGTTGCGGCCGCCCGGCACACTGTCGCGAATGCCCTCGCGATGCTGGGTGTGGCGGCGCCGGAGTCGATGTAGGCGCGAGTCGGGCGACTTCGCTCAGGCTCCGGGCGGCTGGCGGTCGCCGGCCTCGGTCTCGGGCCGCTCCTCGCGGTCCAGCGGGTCCTCAAGGTCACCCGTCACCGACTCCAGCAGGTCGGTCACCGTCACCATTCCGATGACCTCGCCGTCCTCGACGACGAACGCGAGCTCCTGCCCCTCCAGCTGGAACTGGTCGATAGCGTCGCTGACGTCGGTGTCCGGCGAGAGCGTCATCGGGGGCGCCGCCAGTCCCTCGAAGTCGACCTCGCTGGCGGCCAGCTCGTCGCGGTGGCGCGCCAGCACCGGGAAGTAGATGATGCCGCGGTAGTCGGTCAGGTCCTCCCCCACCAGCGGATAGCGCGTGTGGGGTCGCTCGGCCATCCGGTCGAGGTTCTCCTCGGCCGAGTCCTCCGTCGACAGGGCGATGATCTCCTCGGGCGGAACCATCAGCTCGCGGACGGGCTGTTCGCCGATGCGGAGCGCGTTCAGCACCTCCTCCCGGCGCTCGTCGGCGAGGTCACCCTCCCGGAGGACGCTTCCCAGCCGGTTGCGCAGGTCCGCCCGGGACTCGATGACATCCTCCTCGGTCTCCAGCCAGGCGCCGGTCATCTCCACGCCGAACAGCTTCAGCGTCCCCTTCGCGACGCCGTCGCCGAGCGCGATGATCGGCGAGATGAGCTTGTGGAAGTAGTACAGCGGTGCGGCGCCGTACCGGCAGACGAACCGCGAGCGCTCCACGCCCAGGTAGGTCGGGGTCTGCTCCCCGTGGGTCAGGTGGACGAGGTTGATGATGAGGAAGGCGATGATGGCACCGGAGCCGATGGCGGCGAGGCGGGTCCCCCTGAACAGCGGCTCGAACAGCGCCGCCAGCGCCGGTTCGGCGACGATACCGACCGCGATGCTGGAAGCCGTGATGCCGACCTGACAGGTCGTCAGGTACAGTTCCAGGTCGTCGGTCATCTCCCAGGCGCGCTGGAGCGACGGCCGGTCGCCGACGAACTCCTCCTCGGTGAACTGCCGGGCACGGGTGAGGGCGAACTCGATGGCCACGAAGAACCCGTTGGCCAGGATGAGCAGCGTCCCGGCGACCAGGCGGAGCGTGATTTCGAGCGGGGTCATCATCGAGGCCGTGTTCCCCCGGACTGAAAACCCCGGCGGCACCGACACAGACGGCCTCCTTGCGGTTCGCGGTGCCGTCAGGGGGTCTCCTCCGGAGCGACCGCGGCAGCCGTCCCGACAGCCTTTCCCCGACGCCCACACGACCACCGGGCATGCCCCCCATCCACGACAGTCAGCGGGTGGCCGTGCTCGCGGACTCGCAGAACCTCTACCACACGGCCCACAGCCTCT of the Haloglomus salinum genome contains:
- a CDS encoding hemolysin family protein, whose protein sequence is MTPLEITLRLVAGTLLILANGFFVAIEFALTRARQFTEEEFVGDRPSLQRAWEMTDDLELYLTTCQVGITASSIAVGIVAEPALAALFEPLFRGTRLAAIGSGAIIAFLIINLVHLTHGEQTPTYLGVERSRFVCRYGAAPLYYFHKLISPIIALGDGVAKGTLKLFGVEMTGAWLETEEDVIESRADLRNRLGSVLREGDLADERREEVLNALRIGEQPVRELMVPPEEIIALSTEDSAEENLDRMAERPHTRYPLVGEDLTDYRGIIYFPVLARHRDELAASEVDFEGLAAPPMTLSPDTDVSDAIDQFQLEGQELAFVVEDGEVIGMVTVTDLLESVTGDLEDPLDREERPETEAGDRQPPGA